The Streptococcus pluranimalium genome contains a region encoding:
- the tmk gene encoding dTMP kinase codes for MTNGFLISFEGPDGAGKTTVLEQVIPRLQDIFEQEIIATREPGGVDIAEKIRDVILDVNHTAMDAKTELLLYIAARRQHLVEKILPNLEKDAIVLVDRFIDSSVAYQGYGRGLDVADITWLNAYATDHRQPDLTVYLDVTSELGLERISKNADREVNRLDLEKLDMHQKVRQGYLALLEENPDRIALIDASQSVEKVVEDTLAVIINKYKDLKNA; via the coding sequence ATGACTAATGGATTTTTAATTTCCTTTGAAGGACCTGATGGTGCTGGGAAAACGACTGTTTTAGAACAAGTTATCCCCAGATTACAAGATATATTTGAGCAAGAGATTATTGCGACTCGCGAACCTGGTGGTGTTGACATTGCTGAAAAGATTCGTGATGTCATTTTAGATGTTAATCATACAGCAATGGATGCTAAAACGGAGCTCTTGCTTTACATTGCAGCCCGTCGCCAACACTTGGTTGAGAAAATCCTTCCAAACCTTGAGAAAGATGCTATTGTCTTGGTTGATCGATTTATCGATAGTTCAGTAGCTTATCAGGGCTATGGGCGAGGGTTGGATGTTGCTGATATCACTTGGTTAAATGCTTATGCGACTGACCATCGTCAGCCAGACTTGACAGTCTATCTTGACGTGACTTCAGAACTTGGTTTGGAACGTATCTCCAAAAATGCAGATCGCGAAGTTAATCGTTTGGATTTAGAAAAGTTAGATATGCACCAAAAAGTTCGTCAAGGGTATTTGGCACTTTTAGAGGAAAATCCTGACCGTATTGCCTTAATTGATGCTAGTCAATCTGTGGAAAAGGTTGTGGAGGATACTTTGGCTGTGATTATCAACAAATATAAGGACTTAAAAAATGCCTAA
- a CDS encoding DNA polymerase III subunit delta': protein MPKNPLTNVLEQQQPQLLQEMQRILKNNKRSHAYLFTGGFASWEMAIWMTQYQFCEDFDGLEPCGKCRSCRLIAEDDFADLAILEPTNGFIKTDDVRALLSRFSSSSYEGKDQVVIIRGADKMHVNAANSLLKVMEEPQSHIYLILLVEDENQLLATIKSRCQQFHFRKNQEVIKLDLEQKGLFRSQAGLLADVASSVSEARSLAQDANILNALQTLERFVGLLLTDKGKAYLEISRLASQLTDKDSQALAFQLLVSLLGQDLKNPKALDYLDRLILARKMWQANVSFQNALEYMILQA from the coding sequence ATGCCTAAAAATCCTTTGACGAATGTATTGGAGCAACAACAGCCGCAATTACTGCAAGAAATGCAACGAATCCTGAAGAACAATAAACGTAGCCATGCTTATTTGTTTACAGGTGGCTTTGCTTCTTGGGAGATGGCTATCTGGATGACCCAGTATCAATTTTGTGAAGATTTTGACGGTTTGGAACCTTGTGGGAAATGCCGTTCTTGTCGTTTGATTGCTGAGGATGATTTTGCGGACTTGGCTATCTTGGAGCCGACCAATGGCTTTATCAAAACAGATGATGTACGTGCCTTGTTGAGTCGCTTTTCTAGCTCTAGTTATGAAGGTAAGGATCAGGTTGTCATTATCCGTGGAGCTGACAAGATGCATGTCAATGCAGCTAATAGTCTGTTGAAGGTTATGGAAGAGCCGCAGAGTCATATCTATTTGATCCTTTTGGTTGAGGATGAGAATCAGCTTCTAGCAACTATTAAAAGCCGTTGCCAACAATTTCATTTTCGTAAAAATCAAGAGGTTATCAAGCTTGATTTAGAACAAAAAGGCTTATTTCGCAGTCAAGCTGGGCTTCTAGCAGATGTCGCTTCTTCCGTTAGTGAGGCTAGGAGTTTAGCACAAGATGCTAACATTTTAAATGCTTTACAGACACTAGAACGTTTTGTTGGACTGTTACTGACAGATAAAGGAAAAGCTTATTTAGAAATCAGTCGACTAGCCAGTCAATTGACAGATAAGGATTCTCAAGCTTTGGCTTTTCAACTATTGGTGTCTTTGTTGGGGCAAGATTTGAAGAATCCAAAAGCGCTTGACTATTTAGACAGGCTTATTCTTGCTAGAAAGATGTGGCAAGCTAATGTCAGCTTTCAAAACGCTTTAGAATATATGATATTACAAGCATAA
- a CDS encoding ABC transporter ATP-binding protein — protein sequence MAMLSVENLSVSYGAIEAVKNVSFEVNEGEVVSLIGANGAGKTSILRTISGLVRPKEGKISFLGNEIQRVPARKIVSDGLSQVPEGRHVFAGLTVMENLEMGAFLKKDKDQNQKNLKSIFERFPRLEERKNQDAATLSGGEQQMLAMGRALMSQPKLLLLDEPSMGLAPIFIQEIFDIVQDIQKQGTTVLLIEQNATKALSIADRGYVLETGKIVLSGTGQELLESDEVRKAYLGG from the coding sequence ATGGCTATGTTAAGTGTAGAAAATCTCTCGGTCAGCTACGGGGCTATTGAGGCGGTAAAAAATGTCTCCTTTGAAGTTAATGAAGGAGAAGTTGTTTCTTTAATTGGAGCGAATGGTGCTGGTAAAACATCTATCCTTCGTACGATTTCTGGTTTGGTACGTCCTAAAGAGGGTAAAATTTCTTTCTTAGGAAATGAAATTCAGCGAGTTCCTGCTCGTAAAATTGTCTCGGATGGCTTGTCGCAAGTTCCAGAAGGTCGTCATGTTTTTGCAGGATTAACCGTTATGGAAAACCTTGAAATGGGTGCCTTCTTAAAGAAAGATAAGGATCAAAACCAAAAAAATCTTAAGAGTATTTTTGAACGTTTTCCACGTTTAGAGGAACGTAAAAACCAAGATGCAGCGACTTTATCAGGTGGTGAGCAGCAGATGCTTGCTATGGGGCGTGCTCTCATGAGCCAACCAAAACTCTTGCTTCTTGATGAACCATCAATGGGGCTAGCGCCAATTTTTATTCAAGAAATCTTTGATATCGTGCAAGATATTCAAAAACAAGGAACAACGGTCCTCCTCATTGAGCAAAATGCCACAAAAGCACTCTCAATCGCAGATCGAGGCTATGTATTAGAAACAGGAAAAATCGTCTTGTCAGGGACAGGACAAGAACTCCTTGAATCAGACGAAGTCCGAAAAGCATATCTGGGTGGTTAA
- a CDS encoding CBS and ACT domain-containing protein codes for MAVKDFMTSKVIYVSPDTTVAHASDKMKAQDLRRLPVIENDRLVGLVTEGTMADATPSKATSLSIYEMNYLLNKTKIRDIMIRDVITVSQDASLEDAIYIMMKHKVGVLPVVDNDQLYGIITDRDIFKAFLEVSGYGEEGLRLNILLNDTIGSLEKVVRVISDANLNIHRTVVANHKSGKTLVEIQIQGQADTQALQKALEEQGITVTRIMQTEAKAGF; via the coding sequence ATGGCCGTTAAAGATTTTATGACGTCAAAAGTCATTTATGTATCGCCTGATACGACTGTTGCACATGCTTCAGATAAAATGAAGGCTCAGGATTTGCGACGATTACCTGTTATTGAAAATGATCGCTTGGTCGGTTTGGTAACAGAAGGGACCATGGCTGATGCAACGCCATCAAAAGCTACAAGTCTCTCCATTTATGAGATGAATTATCTCTTAAACAAAACCAAAATCCGTGATATTATGATTCGAGATGTTATCACCGTATCGCAAGATGCCAGTCTTGAAGATGCTATTTACATTATGATGAAACATAAGGTTGGGGTTTTGCCTGTTGTGGATAATGATCAACTTTATGGCATTATTACAGACCGTGATATTTTTAAAGCCTTTCTTGAAGTATCTGGTTATGGAGAAGAAGGGCTGCGCCTGAACATTCTTCTTAACGATACTATTGGTAGTTTGGAAAAAGTTGTTCGTGTCATCAGTGATGCTAACCTTAATATTCACCGTACGGTAGTCGCCAATCATAAATCTGGAAAAACCTTGGTTGAAATCCAAATTCAAGGGCAAGCAGATACCCAAGCACTACAAAAAGCCTTGGAAGAACAAGGTATCACTGTTACCAGAATTATGCAAACAGAGGCTAAAGCTGGATTCTAA
- a CDS encoding ABC transporter ATP-binding protein has translation MALLEVKHLTKHFGGLTAVGDVTMELNEGELVGLIGPNGAGKTTLFNLLTGVYEPSEGTISLDGTLLNGKKPYTIASLGLSRTFQNIRLFKNMTVLDNVLLGMSNTNKSHFFSSLLRLPKFYASEETLRQKAMDLLAIFGLDDKADHLAKNLPYGQQRRLEIVRALATEPKILFLDEPAAGMNPQETAELTALIRQVKDQFGITIILIEHDMSLVMEVTERIYVLEYGRLIAHGTPDEIKNDKRVIEAYLGGDV, from the coding sequence ATGGCCTTACTTGAAGTTAAACATTTAACCAAACATTTTGGGGGGTTAACTGCCGTTGGCGATGTTACTATGGAGCTGAATGAAGGGGAACTGGTAGGGCTTATTGGACCTAACGGTGCTGGAAAGACGACTCTTTTTAACCTCTTAACGGGAGTTTATGAACCTTCGGAAGGAACAATCAGCCTTGACGGAACTCTCTTAAACGGTAAGAAACCTTATACTATTGCATCACTTGGATTATCACGTACTTTCCAAAACATTCGTCTCTTTAAAAATATGACTGTTTTGGATAATGTTTTGCTTGGTATGAGCAATACTAACAAGTCACATTTCTTTTCTTCTTTGTTGCGATTGCCGAAATTTTATGCTAGCGAAGAGACGTTACGCCAAAAAGCTATGGATTTGTTAGCTATTTTTGGTCTTGATGATAAGGCAGACCATCTCGCTAAAAATTTACCCTATGGTCAGCAGCGCCGTCTTGAAATTGTGCGTGCCCTAGCTACGGAGCCGAAAATTCTGTTTCTTGATGAACCTGCTGCAGGGATGAACCCACAAGAAACGGCAGAATTAACAGCACTCATTCGCCAAGTTAAGGATCAATTTGGGATTACCATTATTTTGATTGAACATGATATGAGTTTGGTTATGGAAGTGACAGAACGTATCTACGTTCTTGAATATGGTCGTTTAATCGCCCACGGCACACCAGATGAAATAAAAAATGATAAACGTGTTATTGAAGCCTATCTTGGAGGTGACGTCTAA